From the genome of Desulfuromonadales bacterium, one region includes:
- the cdaA gene encoding diadenylate cyclase CdaA, translating into MGEMLDMFKNFRWLLDLLDICLVAFIIYRIILLIKGTRAVQMLLGLAVLLILYVASQLGGLYTLHWLLDNFLSSIILVIVVLFQNDIRRALIHVGRNPFFADLSYQEETEVMDELVKACVNMASKRIGALIVIERETGLKDFLEVGVEIDAKVSSDLITSIFLPYSPIHDGALVIQQGRLKRAGCFLPLSQNPDISKSLGTRHRAAIGLTELVDAVAIVVSEETGKISVVIGGRITRDLDSTSLKRVLKRLFEPRTVKKKKK; encoded by the coding sequence ATGGGCGAGATGCTCGACATGTTCAAAAACTTCAGGTGGCTTCTCGACCTGCTCGACATCTGCCTCGTTGCCTTCATCATCTACCGGATCATCCTGCTCATCAAGGGAACCCGCGCCGTCCAGATGCTGCTCGGCCTGGCGGTCCTGCTCATTCTCTATGTCGCTTCCCAGCTCGGGGGGCTCTACACCCTGCACTGGCTCCTCGACAATTTCCTTTCCTCGATCATTCTGGTCATCGTCGTCCTGTTCCAGAACGATATCCGCCGGGCGCTGATCCATGTCGGCCGCAATCCGTTCTTCGCCGATCTCTCCTACCAGGAAGAGACCGAGGTCATGGACGAGCTGGTAAAGGCCTGCGTCAACATGGCCAGCAAGCGCATCGGCGCCCTGATCGTCATCGAGCGGGAGACCGGCCTCAAGGATTTCCTTGAAGTCGGCGTCGAGATCGACGCCAAGGTCTCCTCGGACCTCATCACCTCCATCTTTCTGCCCTATTCGCCGATCCATGACGGCGCCCTGGTGATTCAGCAGGGGCGGCTCAAACGGGCCGGCTGCTTCCTGCCCCTGTCGCAGAATCCTGACATCAGCAAGTCCCTCGGTACCCGGCACCGCGCGGCCATCGGGCTGACCGAACTGGTTGATGCGGTTGCCATCGTCGTCTCCGAAGAGACCGGCAAGATTTCGGTTGTTATCGGCGGGCGCATCACCCGTGATCTCGATTCGACTTCGTTGAAGCGGGTGCTCAAACGTCTGTTCGAACCGCGCACCGTGAAGAAAAAGAAGAAATAG
- the folP gene encoding dihydropteroate synthase, with protein MVSAPRLLWLESEEELCREFQGIGIEPAEAVHFAAAAERRLVRLAGVPARLAAQLRQEMRALGGEAVAPTGTSSATDVILVGSPQTLALLCERLAGMPGQSAELADALSALLRNLARPPRFLAGRSCRLPLARPLIMGILNVTPDSFSDGGRFCSVESALRRGLELAAEGADLIDVGGESTRPGATPVSAQEEIDRVVPVIEALRREVALPLSVDTSKAAVASASVAAGAEFINDISGLRFDPEMAATAAATGAGLFLMHTRGRPDQMQAETHYADLLGEVVDYLQQGLMQAAAAGVPTEKLAVDPGIGFGKSAEGNLELLRRLPELQSLGRPVLLGTSRKSFIGRVIGRTEPEQRLAGTLATVALGVARGAQIFRVHDVRPARDAALMAWTVCRKDVPGLY; from the coding sequence GTCCGTCTTGCCGGTGTCCCCGCCCGGCTTGCCGCACAGCTCCGGCAGGAGATGCGCGCCCTCGGCGGCGAGGCGGTGGCCCCCACCGGTACCTCTTCCGCAACCGACGTCATCCTTGTCGGTTCTCCGCAGACTCTGGCTCTGCTCTGTGAACGTCTGGCCGGGATGCCAGGCCAGTCGGCCGAACTGGCCGATGCACTGTCCGCTCTGCTGCGGAACCTCGCACGGCCGCCACGTTTTCTGGCCGGACGCAGTTGCCGGTTACCGCTTGCGCGGCCGCTCATCATGGGAATCCTCAATGTAACCCCCGATTCCTTCTCCGACGGTGGCCGCTTCTGTTCCGTGGAGAGCGCCCTACGCCGTGGGCTGGAGCTGGCCGCCGAGGGGGCCGATCTCATCGATGTCGGCGGCGAAAGCACACGGCCCGGAGCGACCCCCGTAAGTGCGCAGGAGGAGATCGACCGGGTGGTCCCGGTAATTGAGGCGCTGCGCCGGGAGGTGGCGCTCCCTCTGTCGGTCGACACCAGCAAGGCAGCGGTCGCCTCGGCTTCCGTAGCTGCTGGTGCCGAATTCATCAACGATATCAGTGGCCTGCGCTTCGACCCAGAGATGGCCGCGACGGCCGCAGCTACCGGCGCCGGTCTTTTTCTGATGCATACCCGCGGGCGTCCCGATCAAATGCAGGCGGAAACGCACTATGCCGACCTGCTCGGCGAGGTCGTCGATTACCTGCAGCAGGGGCTGATGCAGGCTGCCGCCGCCGGCGTCCCGACGGAGAAACTGGCGGTCGACCCCGGCATCGGCTTCGGCAAGAGTGCCGAGGGGAACCTTGAATTGCTTCGCCGCCTGCCGGAACTGCAGAGCCTGGGGCGCCCCGTGTTGCTCGGTACCTCGCGCAAGAGCTTCATCGGCCGAGTCATCGGTCGGACCGAGCCGGAGCAACGCCTTGCGGGGACTCTGGCTACTGTCGCCCTGGGTGTGGCGCGCGGAGCGCAGATCTTCCGGGTGCATGACGTGCGCCCGGCTCGGGATGCGGCACTGATGGCCTGGACCGTCTGCCGGAAGGATGTGCCGGGCCTCTACTGA
- a CDS encoding CdaR family protein, whose translation MLGSLSDNWVLKLLSLAFALVLWFFVMGERKLEVGYTVPLELKNVPEGMMVANEVPSLIDVRLSGPRTLLMNLSPKDISISVDLVDLKPGLTSFKRLEERLNIPSGVKVTRLSPSFIDVKLERIREKVVPLRVVFTGIPAEGFQLGAVRLKPDQVTVQGAESEIKDIAEVTTDPVEVEGAKESFTLMVPISYRGKYTWLNDSEAVEVRVSVEPLPPAGEKKNGRSR comes from the coding sequence ATGCTGGGTTCACTGTCCGACAACTGGGTTCTGAAGCTGCTCTCCCTGGCGTTTGCTCTGGTTCTGTGGTTTTTTGTCATGGGGGAGCGCAAGCTGGAGGTCGGTTATACCGTTCCGCTGGAGCTGAAGAATGTCCCGGAGGGGATGATGGTTGCCAACGAGGTGCCGAGCCTGATCGACGTGCGCCTGAGTGGACCGCGTACCCTGCTGATGAATCTCAGCCCCAAGGATATCAGCATCTCGGTCGATCTGGTCGATCTCAAGCCGGGCCTGACCTCCTTCAAACGCCTGGAAGAGCGATTGAACATTCCCAGTGGCGTCAAGGTCACCCGCCTCTCTCCCTCTTTCATTGATGTCAAGCTGGAGCGGATAAGGGAGAAGGTGGTGCCGCTCAGGGTCGTCTTCACCGGTATTCCGGCCGAGGGATTTCAACTGGGCGCCGTCCGTCTCAAACCGGACCAGGTGACCGTGCAAGGGGCGGAGAGCGAGATCAAGGATATCGCCGAAGTGACCACCGATCCGGTGGAGGTCGAGGGGGCGAAGGAGAGTTTCACCCTGATGGTGCCGATCAGTTACCGGGGCAAGTACACCTGGCTGAACGATAGCGAAGCCGTCGAAGTGCGGGTGAGTGTCGAACCGCTGCCGCCGGCCGGCGAGAAAAAAAACGGGAGAAGTCGCTAA